The nucleotide sequence AGATTCACCAACTGTACAACAACATATCAAGGTATTGTAAACCATTGTTTGCTAATCACCAGCATACCAAGTTTGTCTAACTTTTCATTTTGACACAGTTTCTATCTTTTAACAGCTGCCATTGCTTCTTTTAGTTTTTCTTGGTAGATTGCGTATTTCTTCTTCACCTGGGTTAAATGGTCCTCTTCCTCTTTATCAAGTATCTTTAAGAAATTTCTCAGTTCTGGCAGAGAGAAGGCTTCCCACTGTTGAGAGTGTAAAATAAATACTGAATACAGTAGATGATTCAAAATACCGTTAAACTCTATTGCTCTTTCAGTTGACACAAAAGCCAAAATAAAATCTGATATCTATGGCACTCTTGTATGATTCTATGAATAGCATGTGAAGTGATTGTGAAACAAAAGTTTTTGACATGTGTACGTTGAGGGCGCTAGATATCGAAATTGCATGATTGATCTGTTCTCGTAGTGAAACAACCCACACTTATACATTTTCATGGACAAATACAGAAGACATGAAATACAGCAAACTGAACGTTGTCCTTATTTTATTGATCAGATTGATACCCTCCCCTCCAAACTACAGAAATTGAGAATGAATTACATGGTATATCATGTCCTTCAACAAGAACTACAAGGCAAAGCACTAGTCCACACATCCCACCTGAACTGTCATTCAACAAAACATATTACCAATATGTACTTTATCCCAGATCGATCCGAGAATGGAACCCTACTACCCTCAACTGTTCGTGCTGCCAAGGATGTCAACTCTTTCAAAACACTTCTACTACAAGTAAACTTGTGCAGAGCACGTCAAAAACAATTGtaaacacatcacatcacatcactccAGTACTACACTGACCTGTGCATGATAACTGCAATGTGTTTTGCACAGTATCAAGCAGAAGTAGGAGTAAAAGAACTGTTAGTAATAATTAACTGACAATGTGCCCCCTTCAATGTCATTCAATCATTTTCAGTTTTGAAGCCATTATACTCACCACTATATTACCAGTTTCATTTTCTTGAAGTACAAACGTCTTTGATGGACAGTTAGGACCCCACAGTAAATGAAGATACAACGGTCTTTCATAGTCAGAAAGTCTTCGAATCACAACTGGAAAAAAATACAGGGAGAATTATATGTTAAAATCATCCCTTCAAACATAAAATGGTGAATAAAAATGGTTATTATTCTGCACTCATTTGGCAAAATTTACTCAGTGCTAATCTGAATTCATAGAAACAAATCCAAAGAACAGAAGTCCACACAATCACATTTACAttataaaaattgtaaatatggCATAACTTTATTTCTTGTAGGGATTCCATGCTATTTAAGAAAatgtgtttatgtttttttttatattccaattgaaagaaaatgatgaaagaaatatttagctcttgaaattttcaaaatctgATATTGTGAagcagtttgttattgttttgatggaagtcgcaatagaaaaataaagtattattatcattattattattattatgtatacatatagtaaAGGGTGCACTGTAATCATAAGCCATTGACTGTACAAGAGTTTCAAAACTCAATGAATTCTTGGCATCTGCAGGCATTATTACCTCTTGCTAGAGGGTCACAAAACAAGATTGACTTATTTTCATtcatgcctatagtaatgcatatgTAGTGCATGGAGCAGATGTCATGATGTTGACCAAGTAATctgatgaatatttaatgacatACCTAATCTAAGTATAAAATTTCTATTTCAGGAATATTATTGAGAATGAACATAATGAGTTTTAGCTTATCGTCAACTGGTGTATGGATTCACAATCATATATCTCTCCCTCTTGAGATGGCAGACGATTGCCCAAATCCCCCAACAACTTGACTCAAAGCTAAATTCTTGGCACCTGCGGTGAACACTGAACctatgagggatggccctcactggacttcttgggagacaagtgtttatatgcttaaagaactatccagtataaataaagatttttttaaatgtatttattcatttaaatgAGTTTAAAACTGGTAGATGTTTTTTCTACAATCATTGTTTAGTGATCTGTAAACAGAAGTCCACCACTTCAAAACAAACATCTCTTCGTGGGACTTCAAAAACACCCAGCAAACGTTGTACAACAAGATATATACTAAATACCACAAGTACAACTATCTGCCtatcaataaaaaaatgtaatctaaaatttactttgaacatcTAGCTTATGATCTAGCTGTATGTCACGCCATGGTGTACCTAAAAAGTCTGCTAGCTCACATTGGTATGATAAACATGTGTTTCACATGTGTTCATGTTATCAGTTGTATTATCTCTGCCACATTTTACCATACAATACCAGGTCAGTTTAATATTCACAATCGTTCATCTCATCAAGTGTTAACCGTGTCATGTATACGGTTTTCAATATTTGATCTATGTGTTTCAGTAAAACCATGCAAATAGAACCCTGACATAAATCAGACAAGCCTAAGACCACATGGTGTATGCTACCTAGACTACATAACCTGTAGCAAATCTGTATCTAGGATTGTTGGAAAACTAATTTGGGAGGAACAATCTTGCTAGTCATCTGGTCAAAATTATACATTCCAATGCTATCTCTCAGATTGTACACTAGGTGAATGGTTACATCATACTGTGGTACTAGTATTGTATCAAGAATTTCTAGAAGTGTATTTCTAAGAAATTATCTAATGCAATCagtaaataaagatatttaaAGGTTTTGACCTAGTCCAATCTGGTGACATTCTATCCAGGTATTtctatactacattgtatagtaaAGTAGACTACAACCTAGTATGGATGTTGTCAACGTGGTATCaaatcaacccccccccccccccccccccccccagatctTGAgagattcaatgaaggatagtACTAGACTAGGTATAACTTGTCTCAAATTGAGTTATTAAGACAGGTCGTGGCCAATGTCACCAGCAAACCTTGAGTCTAGCTTGTCTACTACATAAACATCAAGTCAATATTAGATCAAacacaaatactaaatataataCTTTGGGTTTTATCAACTCCCAGAAATATCCACGTGTTGTCTATGAAACCCTGACATACAAGTGTACGTGGGGGTTAACTCAGAGATTTGCCAATCTGATAACATACTAGCTTCATGGAATCGTATCTCTTTGTCTGGGTTAACTTGCGGTGACTGACAGTTTCATTTCATACATACCAATGAAAAGGACAATATAtagatttcaataatttacaatCTGACATTAGACTGTTCAGTTTactttttaaatacatgtagctgtgagtggaataaattcatttatttttgtaacTGTCTGAAACTAAGAAGCCTAGACAGCTCTAATAGAATTAAAGTTCATTACAGGTCACTAAATTTTTTCCTGCATCAACTTTAAAACAGCTGATGGCATGGATTTCAGACTGGCTGAATGGGATGGGTATTATTTAGTCTACATTATTGACAGCTGTGTGTGTAAGAATTCAACTAATATTGAGTTTCTGTTTGAAACAATGTTCCTAGAAGTCTAGAGATGAGTTGAGAATCTACTATGGCCATCTTACTGACAGCTACTTGTATGAGGATTATTTTATAGATCTTTGAATCTATTTTTCTAACATTTATTGTAGGTAATTCGCATTGATCAGTGccacatgtgtgtatgtatgtatgtatgtatgtatgtgtgtgtgtatgtgtgtgtgtgtgtgtgtgtgtatgtatgtatgtgtgtgtgtctgtgtatgtgtatgtgtgtgtatgtgtaagtgtgtgtgtgtatgtgtgtgtatgtgtgtctgtgtgtgtgtctgtgtgtatgtgtgtatgtatgtgtatgtgtgtgtatgtgtatgtgtgtgtatgtgtgtgtgtgtatgtgtgtatgtgtgtgtggggggggtctGGAGGGTATATGTAGTATGAGAGGTGGCAACAACAAATTAATAATTGGACTAATAATTCAGATCTATTTTTCTACAGTTGACAGAAAACAATTCTTTGGACAATGTGAGTCTGTTAAGAAATGGAAAAATACTATTCTaaataatggggggggggggggttatttcaTGTACTGTGAGAATGAAAATAGAGTTCAGAGGCAAATAGTAATGCAGGATGGCCTATTTTTTGCCACTTATAAAAGACATGGTAATTCTATATAAGGTATCTGTTCCTCAACCCCATGCAATACtatcatcatacatgtacgtattCTCTTTTTCCTTTGATGagtaaaacaatatttgaataGTGACTGGTATGAACACAGCTCTACTCTATTCGATTAGATTAATCTTGCAATCCATCATTAGGTGATGATGAATACAATTAACTTACTGTTTTCATTTTccgtttcatttttttcaaagagaGCAAATTTCCTTGGATTATCTGTGACTTTGAATTTATTAAGTAGTGCTATGATGACTTCATGTGCTGTAGTATCACTGGTAATGTGTAGAGCCTGGAGAAAAGAACAAACACAAGA is from Glandiceps talaboti chromosome 1, keGlaTala1.1, whole genome shotgun sequence and encodes:
- the LOC144440181 gene encoding ras association domain-containing protein 5-like, producing MDVNGEVFRGFIRVHMNLSRPINVLAGSRPASIFGVTDISQHERAKTSFFLPKGTVKALHITSDTTAHEVIIALLNKFKVTDNPRKFALFEKNETENENIVIRRLSDYERPLYLHLLWGPNCPSKTFVLQENETGNIVWEAFSLPELRNFLKILDKEEEDHLTQVKKKYAIYQEKLKEAMAAVKR